The following are from one region of the Oenanthe melanoleuca isolate GR-GAL-2019-014 chromosome 23, OMel1.0, whole genome shotgun sequence genome:
- the RPS6KA1 gene encoding ribosomal protein S6 kinase alpha-1 isoform X5, protein MPLAQLAQPWPDMELVHLDTEAKSDISWIEKDLVDSADKGEGVVQEINITHHVKEGSEKADPSQFELLKVLGQGSFGKVFLVRKITPPDSNHLYAMKVLKKATLKVRDRLRTKIERDILADVNHPFVVKLHYAFQTEGKLYLILDFLRGGDLFTRLSKEVMFTEEDVKFYLAELALGLDHLHSLGIIYRDLKPENILLDEEGHIKLTDFGLSKEAIDYEEKAYSFCGTVEYMAPEVVNRQGHSHSADWWSYGVLMFEMLTGSLPFQGKDRKETMTLILKAKLGMPQFLSTEAQSLLRALFKRNPANRLGSGLDGAEEIKRHPFYSTIDWNKLYRREIKPPFKPAVGQPDDTFYFDTEFTSRTPKDSPGVPPSAGAHQLFRGFSFVATGLMEDGKMKPAQPPLHSVVQQLHGKNVQFSDGYVLKEAIGVGSYSVCRRCIHKATNMEYAVKVIDKSKRDPSEEIEILLRYGQHPNIITLKDVYDDGKYVYLVTELMRGGELLDKILRQKFFSEREASSVLHMICKTVEYLHSQGVVHRDLKPSNILYVDKSGNPESIRICDFGFAKQLRAENGLLMTPCYTANFVAPEVLKRQGYDEGCDIWSLGILLYTMLAGCTPFANGPSDTPEEILTRIGGGKFSISGGNWDTISDMAKDLVSKMLHVDPHQRLTAKQVLQHPWITQKDSLPQSQLNHQDIQLVKGAMAATYSALNSSKPSPQLKPIESSVLAQRRVKKLPSTTL, encoded by the exons GGGGAAGGTGTCGTGCAGGAAATCAACATCACCCACCATGTGAAGGAGGGCTCTGAGAAGGCTGATCCCTCCCAGTTTGAACTCCTGAAGgtgctgggacagggctctTTTGGCAAG GTTTTCTTGGTGAGAAAAATAACACCCCCAGACAGCAACCACCTCTATGCCATGAAAGTGCTCAAGAAGGCGACGCTGAAAG TGCGGGATCGACTGAGGACAAAGATAGAAAGGGACATCCTGGCTGATGTCAACCATCCCTTTGTGGTGAAACTCCACTATG CATTCCAGACCGAGGGGAAGCTGTACCTCATCTTGGATTTCCTCAGAGGAGGTGACCTTTTCACTCGGCTTTCTAAAGAG GTCATGTTCACTGAGGAGGATGTGAAGTTCtacctggcagagctggcactgggactCGACCACTTGCACAGCCTGGGGATCATCTACAGGGACCTCAAGCCAGAGAA CATCCTCTTGGATGAAGAGGGGCACATCAAACTCACAG ATTTTGGCTTGAGTAAGGAGGCCATAGACTACGAGGAGAAAGCCTATTCCTTCTGTGGGACTGTGGAGTACATGGCCCCAGAGGTGGTCAATCGGCAGGGCCACTCTCACAGCGCTGACTGGTGGTCCTATGGGGTCCTCATG TTTGAAATGCTCACAGGGTCACTGCCCTTCCAGGGGAAGGACCGTAAGGAGACCATGACCCTCATCCTCAA AGCGAAACTGGGCATGCCACAGTTCCTGAGCACTGAGGCTCAGAGCCTCCTGCGAGCCCTTTTCAAAAGGAATCCAGCCAACAGATTAG GGTCTGGGCTAGATGGGGCAGAGGAGATCAAGCGCCACCCTTTCTACTCTACCATCGACTGGAAT AAGCTGTACCGCAGGGAAATCAAGCCCCCTTTCAAGCCTGCAGTGGGCCAGCCAGATGACACCTTTTATTTTGACACAGAATTCACGTCAAGGACACCAAAAG ATTCCCCGGGTGTCCCCCCGAGTGCAGGGGCCCATCAGCTCTTCCGAGGCTTCAGTTTTGTGGCAACTGGGTTAATGGAGGATGGCAAAATGAAACCTGCCCAGCCACCCCTGCATTCAGTTGTGCAG cagctgcacggCAAGAACGTCCAGTTCAGCGATGGCTACGTGCTGAAGGAGGCCATCGGCGTCGGCTCCTACTCCGTCTGCAGGCGCTGCATCCACAAGGCCACCAACATGGAGTACGCAGTCAAG GTGATAGACAAGAGCAAGCGAGACCCCTCTGAGGAGATTGAGATCCTGCTGCGGTACGGGCAGCACCCAAACATCATCACCCTGAAAGAT GTGTACGATGATGGGAAGTACGTGTACCTGGTGACTGAGCTCATGAGgggaggagagctgctggataAAATCCTCAGACAGAAATTCTTCTCAGAGAGAGAAGCCAGTTCAGTGCTGCACATGATCTGTAAAACAGTGGAGTATCTGCATTCCCAAGGG GTGGTGCACAGGGACCTGAAGCCCAGCAATATCCTGTATGTGGATAAATCAGGAAACCCCGAGAGCATCCGGATTTGTGACTTTGGCTTTGCCaagcagctcagggctgagaACGGGCTCCTCATGACCCCCTGCTACACAGCAAACTTTGTGGCACCTGAG GTCCTGAAACGGCAAGGCTACGACGAGGGCTGTGACATCTGGAGCCTGGGGATCCTGCTGTACACCATGCTGGCAGG ctGCACTCCCTTTGCAAATGGTCCCAGTGACACTCCAGAAGAGATCCTGACACGGATAGGAGGGGGCAAGTTCTCAATCAGTGGGGGCAATTGGGACACTATTTCTGACATGGCCAAG GATCTGGTATCAAAGATGCTCCACGTAGATCCTCACCAGCGTCTCACAGCCAAGCAGGTCCTGCAGCATCCTTGGATAACCCAGAAGGACAGTTTACCCCAGAGCCAGCTCAATCACCAGGACATTCAGCTTGTAAAG GGTGCCATGGCTGCCACATACTCAGCACTGAACAGCTCCAAGCCAAGCCCCCAGCTGAAGCCCATCGAGTCCTCTGTTCTGGCACAGAGGAGGGTGAAGAAGCTCCCCTCCACCACCCTGTGA
- the RPS6KA1 gene encoding ribosomal protein S6 kinase alpha-1 isoform X6 encodes MLRQLFRSKPRIQEAKSDISWIEKDLVDSADKGEGVVQEINITHHVKEGSEKADPSQFELLKVLGQGSFGKVFLVRKITPPDSNHLYAMKVLKKATLKVRDRLRTKIERDILADVNHPFVVKLHYAFQTEGKLYLILDFLRGGDLFTRLSKEVMFTEEDVKFYLAELALGLDHLHSLGIIYRDLKPENILLDEEGHIKLTDFGLSKEAIDYEEKAYSFCGTVEYMAPEVVNRQGHSHSADWWSYGVLMFEMLTGSLPFQGKDRKETMTLILKAKLGMPQFLSTEAQSLLRALFKRNPANRLGSGLDGAEEIKRHPFYSTIDWNKLYRREIKPPFKPAVGQPDDTFYFDTEFTSRTPKDSPGVPPSAGAHQLFRGFSFVATGLMEDGKMKPAQPPLHSVVQQLHGKNVQFSDGYVLKEAIGVGSYSVCRRCIHKATNMEYAVKVIDKSKRDPSEEIEILLRYGQHPNIITLKDVYDDGKYVYLVTELMRGGELLDKILRQKFFSEREASSVLHMICKTVEYLHSQGVVHRDLKPSNILYVDKSGNPESIRICDFGFAKQLRAENGLLMTPCYTANFVAPEVLKRQGYDEGCDIWSLGILLYTMLAGCTPFANGPSDTPEEILTRIGGGKFSISGGNWDTISDMAKDLVSKMLHVDPHQRLTAKQVLQHPWITQKDSLPQSQLNHQDIQLVKGAMAATYSALNSSKPSPQLKPIESSVLAQRRVKKLPSTTL; translated from the exons GGGGAAGGTGTCGTGCAGGAAATCAACATCACCCACCATGTGAAGGAGGGCTCTGAGAAGGCTGATCCCTCCCAGTTTGAACTCCTGAAGgtgctgggacagggctctTTTGGCAAG GTTTTCTTGGTGAGAAAAATAACACCCCCAGACAGCAACCACCTCTATGCCATGAAAGTGCTCAAGAAGGCGACGCTGAAAG TGCGGGATCGACTGAGGACAAAGATAGAAAGGGACATCCTGGCTGATGTCAACCATCCCTTTGTGGTGAAACTCCACTATG CATTCCAGACCGAGGGGAAGCTGTACCTCATCTTGGATTTCCTCAGAGGAGGTGACCTTTTCACTCGGCTTTCTAAAGAG GTCATGTTCACTGAGGAGGATGTGAAGTTCtacctggcagagctggcactgggactCGACCACTTGCACAGCCTGGGGATCATCTACAGGGACCTCAAGCCAGAGAA CATCCTCTTGGATGAAGAGGGGCACATCAAACTCACAG ATTTTGGCTTGAGTAAGGAGGCCATAGACTACGAGGAGAAAGCCTATTCCTTCTGTGGGACTGTGGAGTACATGGCCCCAGAGGTGGTCAATCGGCAGGGCCACTCTCACAGCGCTGACTGGTGGTCCTATGGGGTCCTCATG TTTGAAATGCTCACAGGGTCACTGCCCTTCCAGGGGAAGGACCGTAAGGAGACCATGACCCTCATCCTCAA AGCGAAACTGGGCATGCCACAGTTCCTGAGCACTGAGGCTCAGAGCCTCCTGCGAGCCCTTTTCAAAAGGAATCCAGCCAACAGATTAG GGTCTGGGCTAGATGGGGCAGAGGAGATCAAGCGCCACCCTTTCTACTCTACCATCGACTGGAAT AAGCTGTACCGCAGGGAAATCAAGCCCCCTTTCAAGCCTGCAGTGGGCCAGCCAGATGACACCTTTTATTTTGACACAGAATTCACGTCAAGGACACCAAAAG ATTCCCCGGGTGTCCCCCCGAGTGCAGGGGCCCATCAGCTCTTCCGAGGCTTCAGTTTTGTGGCAACTGGGTTAATGGAGGATGGCAAAATGAAACCTGCCCAGCCACCCCTGCATTCAGTTGTGCAG cagctgcacggCAAGAACGTCCAGTTCAGCGATGGCTACGTGCTGAAGGAGGCCATCGGCGTCGGCTCCTACTCCGTCTGCAGGCGCTGCATCCACAAGGCCACCAACATGGAGTACGCAGTCAAG GTGATAGACAAGAGCAAGCGAGACCCCTCTGAGGAGATTGAGATCCTGCTGCGGTACGGGCAGCACCCAAACATCATCACCCTGAAAGAT GTGTACGATGATGGGAAGTACGTGTACCTGGTGACTGAGCTCATGAGgggaggagagctgctggataAAATCCTCAGACAGAAATTCTTCTCAGAGAGAGAAGCCAGTTCAGTGCTGCACATGATCTGTAAAACAGTGGAGTATCTGCATTCCCAAGGG GTGGTGCACAGGGACCTGAAGCCCAGCAATATCCTGTATGTGGATAAATCAGGAAACCCCGAGAGCATCCGGATTTGTGACTTTGGCTTTGCCaagcagctcagggctgagaACGGGCTCCTCATGACCCCCTGCTACACAGCAAACTTTGTGGCACCTGAG GTCCTGAAACGGCAAGGCTACGACGAGGGCTGTGACATCTGGAGCCTGGGGATCCTGCTGTACACCATGCTGGCAGG ctGCACTCCCTTTGCAAATGGTCCCAGTGACACTCCAGAAGAGATCCTGACACGGATAGGAGGGGGCAAGTTCTCAATCAGTGGGGGCAATTGGGACACTATTTCTGACATGGCCAAG GATCTGGTATCAAAGATGCTCCACGTAGATCCTCACCAGCGTCTCACAGCCAAGCAGGTCCTGCAGCATCCTTGGATAACCCAGAAGGACAGTTTACCCCAGAGCCAGCTCAATCACCAGGACATTCAGCTTGTAAAG GGTGCCATGGCTGCCACATACTCAGCACTGAACAGCTCCAAGCCAAGCCCCCAGCTGAAGCCCATCGAGTCCTCTGTTCTGGCACAGAGGAGGGTGAAGAAGCTCCCCTCCACCACCCTGTGA
- the RPS6KA1 gene encoding ribosomal protein S6 kinase alpha-1 isoform X3: MPLAQLAQPWPDMELVHLDTENGQAAPEEGGNPPSKAKSDISWIEKDLVDSADKGEGVVQEINITHHVKEGSEKADPSQFELLKVLGQGSFGKVFLVRKITPPDSNHLYAMKVLKKATLKVRDRLRTKIERDILADVNHPFVVKLHYAFQTEGKLYLILDFLRGGDLFTRLSKEVMFTEEDVKFYLAELALGLDHLHSLGIIYRDLKPENILLDEEGHIKLTDFGLSKEAIDYEEKAYSFCGTVEYMAPEVVNRQGHSHSADWWSYGVLMFEMLTGSLPFQGKDRKETMTLILKAKLGMPQFLSTEAQSLLRALFKRNPANRLGSGLDGAEEIKRHPFYSTIDWNKLYRREIKPPFKPAVGQPDDTFYFDTEFTSRTPKDSPGVPPSAGAHQLFRGFSFVATGLMEDGKMKPAQPPLHSVVQQLHGKNVQFSDGYVLKEAIGVGSYSVCRRCIHKATNMEYAVKVIDKSKRDPSEEIEILLRYGQHPNIITLKDVYDDGKYVYLVTELMRGGELLDKILRQKFFSEREASSVLHMICKTVEYLHSQGVVHRDLKPSNILYVDKSGNPESIRICDFGFAKQLRAENGLLMTPCYTANFVAPEVLKRQGYDEGCDIWSLGILLYTMLAGCTPFANGPSDTPEEILTRIGGGKFSISGGNWDTISDMAKDLVSKMLHVDPHQRLTAKQVLQHPWITQKDSLPQSQLNHQDIQLVKGAMAATYSALNSSKPSPQLKPIESSVLAQRRVKKLPSTTL, encoded by the exons GGGGAAGGTGTCGTGCAGGAAATCAACATCACCCACCATGTGAAGGAGGGCTCTGAGAAGGCTGATCCCTCCCAGTTTGAACTCCTGAAGgtgctgggacagggctctTTTGGCAAG GTTTTCTTGGTGAGAAAAATAACACCCCCAGACAGCAACCACCTCTATGCCATGAAAGTGCTCAAGAAGGCGACGCTGAAAG TGCGGGATCGACTGAGGACAAAGATAGAAAGGGACATCCTGGCTGATGTCAACCATCCCTTTGTGGTGAAACTCCACTATG CATTCCAGACCGAGGGGAAGCTGTACCTCATCTTGGATTTCCTCAGAGGAGGTGACCTTTTCACTCGGCTTTCTAAAGAG GTCATGTTCACTGAGGAGGATGTGAAGTTCtacctggcagagctggcactgggactCGACCACTTGCACAGCCTGGGGATCATCTACAGGGACCTCAAGCCAGAGAA CATCCTCTTGGATGAAGAGGGGCACATCAAACTCACAG ATTTTGGCTTGAGTAAGGAGGCCATAGACTACGAGGAGAAAGCCTATTCCTTCTGTGGGACTGTGGAGTACATGGCCCCAGAGGTGGTCAATCGGCAGGGCCACTCTCACAGCGCTGACTGGTGGTCCTATGGGGTCCTCATG TTTGAAATGCTCACAGGGTCACTGCCCTTCCAGGGGAAGGACCGTAAGGAGACCATGACCCTCATCCTCAA AGCGAAACTGGGCATGCCACAGTTCCTGAGCACTGAGGCTCAGAGCCTCCTGCGAGCCCTTTTCAAAAGGAATCCAGCCAACAGATTAG GGTCTGGGCTAGATGGGGCAGAGGAGATCAAGCGCCACCCTTTCTACTCTACCATCGACTGGAAT AAGCTGTACCGCAGGGAAATCAAGCCCCCTTTCAAGCCTGCAGTGGGCCAGCCAGATGACACCTTTTATTTTGACACAGAATTCACGTCAAGGACACCAAAAG ATTCCCCGGGTGTCCCCCCGAGTGCAGGGGCCCATCAGCTCTTCCGAGGCTTCAGTTTTGTGGCAACTGGGTTAATGGAGGATGGCAAAATGAAACCTGCCCAGCCACCCCTGCATTCAGTTGTGCAG cagctgcacggCAAGAACGTCCAGTTCAGCGATGGCTACGTGCTGAAGGAGGCCATCGGCGTCGGCTCCTACTCCGTCTGCAGGCGCTGCATCCACAAGGCCACCAACATGGAGTACGCAGTCAAG GTGATAGACAAGAGCAAGCGAGACCCCTCTGAGGAGATTGAGATCCTGCTGCGGTACGGGCAGCACCCAAACATCATCACCCTGAAAGAT GTGTACGATGATGGGAAGTACGTGTACCTGGTGACTGAGCTCATGAGgggaggagagctgctggataAAATCCTCAGACAGAAATTCTTCTCAGAGAGAGAAGCCAGTTCAGTGCTGCACATGATCTGTAAAACAGTGGAGTATCTGCATTCCCAAGGG GTGGTGCACAGGGACCTGAAGCCCAGCAATATCCTGTATGTGGATAAATCAGGAAACCCCGAGAGCATCCGGATTTGTGACTTTGGCTTTGCCaagcagctcagggctgagaACGGGCTCCTCATGACCCCCTGCTACACAGCAAACTTTGTGGCACCTGAG GTCCTGAAACGGCAAGGCTACGACGAGGGCTGTGACATCTGGAGCCTGGGGATCCTGCTGTACACCATGCTGGCAGG ctGCACTCCCTTTGCAAATGGTCCCAGTGACACTCCAGAAGAGATCCTGACACGGATAGGAGGGGGCAAGTTCTCAATCAGTGGGGGCAATTGGGACACTATTTCTGACATGGCCAAG GATCTGGTATCAAAGATGCTCCACGTAGATCCTCACCAGCGTCTCACAGCCAAGCAGGTCCTGCAGCATCCTTGGATAACCCAGAAGGACAGTTTACCCCAGAGCCAGCTCAATCACCAGGACATTCAGCTTGTAAAG GGTGCCATGGCTGCCACATACTCAGCACTGAACAGCTCCAAGCCAAGCCCCCAGCTGAAGCCCATCGAGTCCTCTGTTCTGGCACAGAGGAGGGTGAAGAAGCTCCCCTCCACCACCCTGTGA
- the RPS6KA1 gene encoding ribosomal protein S6 kinase alpha-1 isoform X2, with protein sequence MERDPKVPRVWAFLTLWLQRKHRAKPCSLQLPAPSQLASPGEGVVQEINITHHVKEGSEKADPSQFELLKVLGQGSFGKVFLVRKITPPDSNHLYAMKVLKKATLKVRDRLRTKIERDILADVNHPFVVKLHYAFQTEGKLYLILDFLRGGDLFTRLSKEVMFTEEDVKFYLAELALGLDHLHSLGIIYRDLKPENILLDEEGHIKLTDFGLSKEAIDYEEKAYSFCGTVEYMAPEVVNRQGHSHSADWWSYGVLMFEMLTGSLPFQGKDRKETMTLILKAKLGMPQFLSTEAQSLLRALFKRNPANRLGSGLDGAEEIKRHPFYSTIDWNKLYRREIKPPFKPAVGQPDDTFYFDTEFTSRTPKDSPGVPPSAGAHQLFRGFSFVATGLMEDGKMKPAQPPLHSVVQLHGKNVQFSDGYVLKEAIGVGSYSVCRRCIHKATNMEYAVKVIDKSKRDPSEEIEILLRYGQHPNIITLKDVYDDGKYVYLVTELMRGGELLDKILRQKFFSEREASSVLHMICKTVEYLHSQGVVHRDLKPSNILYVDKSGNPESIRICDFGFAKQLRAENGLLMTPCYTANFVAPEVLKRQGYDEGCDIWSLGILLYTMLAGCTPFANGPSDTPEEILTRIGGGKFSISGGNWDTISDMAKDLVSKMLHVDPHQRLTAKQVLQHPWITQKDSLPQSQLNHQDIQLVKGAMAATYSALNSSKPSPQLKPIESSVLAQRRVKKLPSTTL encoded by the exons GGGGAAGGTGTCGTGCAGGAAATCAACATCACCCACCATGTGAAGGAGGGCTCTGAGAAGGCTGATCCCTCCCAGTTTGAACTCCTGAAGgtgctgggacagggctctTTTGGCAAG GTTTTCTTGGTGAGAAAAATAACACCCCCAGACAGCAACCACCTCTATGCCATGAAAGTGCTCAAGAAGGCGACGCTGAAAG TGCGGGATCGACTGAGGACAAAGATAGAAAGGGACATCCTGGCTGATGTCAACCATCCCTTTGTGGTGAAACTCCACTATG CATTCCAGACCGAGGGGAAGCTGTACCTCATCTTGGATTTCCTCAGAGGAGGTGACCTTTTCACTCGGCTTTCTAAAGAG GTCATGTTCACTGAGGAGGATGTGAAGTTCtacctggcagagctggcactgggactCGACCACTTGCACAGCCTGGGGATCATCTACAGGGACCTCAAGCCAGAGAA CATCCTCTTGGATGAAGAGGGGCACATCAAACTCACAG ATTTTGGCTTGAGTAAGGAGGCCATAGACTACGAGGAGAAAGCCTATTCCTTCTGTGGGACTGTGGAGTACATGGCCCCAGAGGTGGTCAATCGGCAGGGCCACTCTCACAGCGCTGACTGGTGGTCCTATGGGGTCCTCATG TTTGAAATGCTCACAGGGTCACTGCCCTTCCAGGGGAAGGACCGTAAGGAGACCATGACCCTCATCCTCAA AGCGAAACTGGGCATGCCACAGTTCCTGAGCACTGAGGCTCAGAGCCTCCTGCGAGCCCTTTTCAAAAGGAATCCAGCCAACAGATTAG GGTCTGGGCTAGATGGGGCAGAGGAGATCAAGCGCCACCCTTTCTACTCTACCATCGACTGGAAT AAGCTGTACCGCAGGGAAATCAAGCCCCCTTTCAAGCCTGCAGTGGGCCAGCCAGATGACACCTTTTATTTTGACACAGAATTCACGTCAAGGACACCAAAAG ATTCCCCGGGTGTCCCCCCGAGTGCAGGGGCCCATCAGCTCTTCCGAGGCTTCAGTTTTGTGGCAACTGGGTTAATGGAGGATGGCAAAATGAAACCTGCCCAGCCACCCCTGCATTCAGTTGTGCAG ctgcacggCAAGAACGTCCAGTTCAGCGATGGCTACGTGCTGAAGGAGGCCATCGGCGTCGGCTCCTACTCCGTCTGCAGGCGCTGCATCCACAAGGCCACCAACATGGAGTACGCAGTCAAG GTGATAGACAAGAGCAAGCGAGACCCCTCTGAGGAGATTGAGATCCTGCTGCGGTACGGGCAGCACCCAAACATCATCACCCTGAAAGAT GTGTACGATGATGGGAAGTACGTGTACCTGGTGACTGAGCTCATGAGgggaggagagctgctggataAAATCCTCAGACAGAAATTCTTCTCAGAGAGAGAAGCCAGTTCAGTGCTGCACATGATCTGTAAAACAGTGGAGTATCTGCATTCCCAAGGG GTGGTGCACAGGGACCTGAAGCCCAGCAATATCCTGTATGTGGATAAATCAGGAAACCCCGAGAGCATCCGGATTTGTGACTTTGGCTTTGCCaagcagctcagggctgagaACGGGCTCCTCATGACCCCCTGCTACACAGCAAACTTTGTGGCACCTGAG GTCCTGAAACGGCAAGGCTACGACGAGGGCTGTGACATCTGGAGCCTGGGGATCCTGCTGTACACCATGCTGGCAGG ctGCACTCCCTTTGCAAATGGTCCCAGTGACACTCCAGAAGAGATCCTGACACGGATAGGAGGGGGCAAGTTCTCAATCAGTGGGGGCAATTGGGACACTATTTCTGACATGGCCAAG GATCTGGTATCAAAGATGCTCCACGTAGATCCTCACCAGCGTCTCACAGCCAAGCAGGTCCTGCAGCATCCTTGGATAACCCAGAAGGACAGTTTACCCCAGAGCCAGCTCAATCACCAGGACATTCAGCTTGTAAAG GGTGCCATGGCTGCCACATACTCAGCACTGAACAGCTCCAAGCCAAGCCCCCAGCTGAAGCCCATCGAGTCCTCTGTTCTGGCACAGAGGAGGGTGAAGAAGCTCCCCTCCACCACCCTGTGA
- the RPS6KA1 gene encoding ribosomal protein S6 kinase alpha-1 isoform X4, which produces MPLAQLAQPWPDMELVHLDTENGQAAPEEGGNPPSKAKSDISWIEKDLVDSADKGEGVVQEINITHHVKEGSEKADPSQFELLKVLGQGSFGKVFLVRKITPPDSNHLYAMKVLKKATLKVRDRLRTKIERDILADVNHPFVVKLHYAFQTEGKLYLILDFLRGGDLFTRLSKEVMFTEEDVKFYLAELALGLDHLHSLGIIYRDLKPENILLDEEGHIKLTDFGLSKEAIDYEEKAYSFCGTVEYMAPEVVNRQGHSHSADWWSYGVLMFEMLTGSLPFQGKDRKETMTLILKAKLGMPQFLSTEAQSLLRALFKRNPANRLGSGLDGAEEIKRHPFYSTIDWNKLYRREIKPPFKPAVGQPDDTFYFDTEFTSRTPKDSPGVPPSAGAHQLFRGFSFVATGLMEDGKMKPAQPPLHSVVQLHGKNVQFSDGYVLKEAIGVGSYSVCRRCIHKATNMEYAVKVIDKSKRDPSEEIEILLRYGQHPNIITLKDVYDDGKYVYLVTELMRGGELLDKILRQKFFSEREASSVLHMICKTVEYLHSQGVVHRDLKPSNILYVDKSGNPESIRICDFGFAKQLRAENGLLMTPCYTANFVAPEVLKRQGYDEGCDIWSLGILLYTMLAGCTPFANGPSDTPEEILTRIGGGKFSISGGNWDTISDMAKDLVSKMLHVDPHQRLTAKQVLQHPWITQKDSLPQSQLNHQDIQLVKGAMAATYSALNSSKPSPQLKPIESSVLAQRRVKKLPSTTL; this is translated from the exons GGGGAAGGTGTCGTGCAGGAAATCAACATCACCCACCATGTGAAGGAGGGCTCTGAGAAGGCTGATCCCTCCCAGTTTGAACTCCTGAAGgtgctgggacagggctctTTTGGCAAG GTTTTCTTGGTGAGAAAAATAACACCCCCAGACAGCAACCACCTCTATGCCATGAAAGTGCTCAAGAAGGCGACGCTGAAAG TGCGGGATCGACTGAGGACAAAGATAGAAAGGGACATCCTGGCTGATGTCAACCATCCCTTTGTGGTGAAACTCCACTATG CATTCCAGACCGAGGGGAAGCTGTACCTCATCTTGGATTTCCTCAGAGGAGGTGACCTTTTCACTCGGCTTTCTAAAGAG GTCATGTTCACTGAGGAGGATGTGAAGTTCtacctggcagagctggcactgggactCGACCACTTGCACAGCCTGGGGATCATCTACAGGGACCTCAAGCCAGAGAA CATCCTCTTGGATGAAGAGGGGCACATCAAACTCACAG ATTTTGGCTTGAGTAAGGAGGCCATAGACTACGAGGAGAAAGCCTATTCCTTCTGTGGGACTGTGGAGTACATGGCCCCAGAGGTGGTCAATCGGCAGGGCCACTCTCACAGCGCTGACTGGTGGTCCTATGGGGTCCTCATG TTTGAAATGCTCACAGGGTCACTGCCCTTCCAGGGGAAGGACCGTAAGGAGACCATGACCCTCATCCTCAA AGCGAAACTGGGCATGCCACAGTTCCTGAGCACTGAGGCTCAGAGCCTCCTGCGAGCCCTTTTCAAAAGGAATCCAGCCAACAGATTAG GGTCTGGGCTAGATGGGGCAGAGGAGATCAAGCGCCACCCTTTCTACTCTACCATCGACTGGAAT AAGCTGTACCGCAGGGAAATCAAGCCCCCTTTCAAGCCTGCAGTGGGCCAGCCAGATGACACCTTTTATTTTGACACAGAATTCACGTCAAGGACACCAAAAG ATTCCCCGGGTGTCCCCCCGAGTGCAGGGGCCCATCAGCTCTTCCGAGGCTTCAGTTTTGTGGCAACTGGGTTAATGGAGGATGGCAAAATGAAACCTGCCCAGCCACCCCTGCATTCAGTTGTGCAG ctgcacggCAAGAACGTCCAGTTCAGCGATGGCTACGTGCTGAAGGAGGCCATCGGCGTCGGCTCCTACTCCGTCTGCAGGCGCTGCATCCACAAGGCCACCAACATGGAGTACGCAGTCAAG GTGATAGACAAGAGCAAGCGAGACCCCTCTGAGGAGATTGAGATCCTGCTGCGGTACGGGCAGCACCCAAACATCATCACCCTGAAAGAT GTGTACGATGATGGGAAGTACGTGTACCTGGTGACTGAGCTCATGAGgggaggagagctgctggataAAATCCTCAGACAGAAATTCTTCTCAGAGAGAGAAGCCAGTTCAGTGCTGCACATGATCTGTAAAACAGTGGAGTATCTGCATTCCCAAGGG GTGGTGCACAGGGACCTGAAGCCCAGCAATATCCTGTATGTGGATAAATCAGGAAACCCCGAGAGCATCCGGATTTGTGACTTTGGCTTTGCCaagcagctcagggctgagaACGGGCTCCTCATGACCCCCTGCTACACAGCAAACTTTGTGGCACCTGAG GTCCTGAAACGGCAAGGCTACGACGAGGGCTGTGACATCTGGAGCCTGGGGATCCTGCTGTACACCATGCTGGCAGG ctGCACTCCCTTTGCAAATGGTCCCAGTGACACTCCAGAAGAGATCCTGACACGGATAGGAGGGGGCAAGTTCTCAATCAGTGGGGGCAATTGGGACACTATTTCTGACATGGCCAAG GATCTGGTATCAAAGATGCTCCACGTAGATCCTCACCAGCGTCTCACAGCCAAGCAGGTCCTGCAGCATCCTTGGATAACCCAGAAGGACAGTTTACCCCAGAGCCAGCTCAATCACCAGGACATTCAGCTTGTAAAG GGTGCCATGGCTGCCACATACTCAGCACTGAACAGCTCCAAGCCAAGCCCCCAGCTGAAGCCCATCGAGTCCTCTGTTCTGGCACAGAGGAGGGTGAAGAAGCTCCCCTCCACCACCCTGTGA